The following are encoded together in the Zingiber officinale cultivar Zhangliang chromosome 8A, Zo_v1.1, whole genome shotgun sequence genome:
- the LOC122012254 gene encoding protein RESISTANCE TO PHYTOPHTHORA 1, chloroplastic-like: MFYSFSSASPSPSSISKHPNPFFSSSASISRATSLIRRTRLRTEAGSDGVDTTATTSSQENPPETPTSIGGGGGNQASISSVVPISDKDIKKVVQKTVATFAPRASTATKNPAVPGTALYTVFEVQGYASMFLGGALSFNLIFPSNEPDIWRLMGMWSIWMFTIPSLRARDCSKNEKEALNYLFLLIPLLNIAIPFLWKSFAVVWSADTVAFFAMYAWKLGWLQRSE; this comes from the exons ATGTTCTACTCCTTCTCCTCCGCATCTCCCTCCCCTTCCAGCATTTCTAAACACCCCAatcccttcttctcttcctccgccTCCATTTCCCGAGCCACCTCCCTCATCCGCCGCACAAGACTCCGAACCGAAGCCGGATCCGACGGTGTAGACACCACCGCTACGACAAGCAGCCAGGAAAACCCTCCAGAAACGCCGACAAGTATCGGAGGCGGCGGCGGAAATCAAGCTTCCATCTCCTCCGTCGTCCCAATCAGCGACAAGGACATCAAAAAG GTTGTTCAGAAGACGGTGGCGACGTTCGCGCCTAGGGCTTCCACCGCGACCAAGAACCCCGCTGTCCCTGGAACAGCGCTCTACACTGTGTTCGAGGTGCAGGGCTACGCCTCCATGTTCCTCGGCGGAGCCCTCTCCTTCAACCTTATATTCCCGTCCAATGAGCCGGATATTTGGAGATTGATGGGGATGTGGTCCATTTGGATGTTCA CTATACCTTCTCTTAGAGCGAGGGATTGCTCCAAGAACGAGAAGGAAGCTCTCAACTATCTGTTTCTTCTCATTCCGCTTCTGAACATCGCGATCCCATTTCTCTGGAAGTCGTTTGCTGTGGTGTGGTCTGCTGATACTGTTGCCTTCTTTGCTATGTATGCCTGGAAG CTCGGTTGGCTGCAGAGATCGGAGTGA